The window GTTGAGAGGCCAGATTGCCCGAGACTGCCAGCGCACCCGCCGGTTCTTCCGTCTTTTCAAGCGACTTGGTCGACCGCTGGCGCCGGCAGGCTGACCGCTTGGAGCGCCACCCAACGAGAAATGCAGGTTGGCGGGTCAAGGCCCCCCGACAAGGGTCAAGCCTTCCTGGGCTCCCGAGCGGCAACCCGGAAGGTGCCGACCGCGAAGATGCTGGGGATTTCCAGGTGCCATGCACCCTGAGGGGATCGGTAGCGCTGTTCCAGTTCGGGAAGAGTGAGGTTCTCTAGCGTATCGAAGCCACGAGCAGCCATCAGCGCTTTCATCGACGCCAGGGAGTATTCGGCGATCATGGGCTCACTCCGCTTGGCTACGAAAGCTTTCAATTTCTCTTTCATGACCCGGTGTTCGGAGCTCGAGGAGGTCTCGTCCAGCAGGTAGTCGAGCAGCAGGAGGGTACCTTCAGGCAGGTTTCGGGCAATGGATTCCGCCGTCTCACCCAGATCCTCGGCACTGAGGTAGTAGGCAACTCCCATCAGGGTCAGAAAGGTGGGCCGGGACCGTTGGAAGCCTGAGCTTTCCAAGGCCTCGACAGCGGAAATTTTGGTGAGGTCGGCGGAAACAAAATGCAGGCGAGGGGGAATGGTCCATCCTGCCCGGCGGATACGGGCCAACTTCTGGTTCTGGGTGAGGGGATGGTCGATCTCGAAGACATCGATGCGACGCATCAAGTCGGGCCGCCGGAAGGCAAAGGAATCCATCCCGGCTCCAATGATCACATATTGGTCGATACCCTTCTCTACGGCGGCTTCCAAAGCTCTTTCGGCATGTCGCGCCCGCACCAGCACGCACAAGGACACGGGTTCTATGGCTCTCAACACGCCCTTGATGAGAATCCACGACAGCGGAGGAATCCGGACCACCAGTCGCCAGAACCATCCACAGAGTAACCTGGCAAAGGGGTCCTCGAACAGCCGCACCCGATTCCTGTGGTGGATGGCCCGCACAGCGGCGGTGAGCTCGGCGGTCGAGGCTTTGCTCTTTTTGTGTAGAGATGTGGGCGTGCGAAGGCTCATGTGTGCCCTCTTGAACCGGTTGGATTCAATTTCCGCAGTCCCGGTCTGCAACCCGGACAGGTCGCCCATTATGCCACGGTCGGCCCGGCTTGCCGCTGACTGTTGACTCAGGAGAGGTCCTGTTTGCCCCCCAACGGCTCGACCGTGGCCGACTCTGCCGCGAGGGATAGGGATTCGTGGTTCTCGGGGAATGACGGCGTTCGCGAAAATTCGGCAGCGAGATCTTTGCCGGAAATGGCCACAAGAGGCACAAAACACACAAAGAGCCGGACGATGAGAAACGACCACGGCATGCGGGCCTTGTGTGATATCCAGAAACTCGTTTTGTGCCTTTTGTGGTGAACCCGCATTTCTCACCAGGTCACACCCGACACTGATGAAGGCAGAACATCACCTGTGCCGGCACAGTGGCCTGTTCCTCTGCGAATTTTGCAAAAGGCACGAGGGGATTGATATCGCGTTGAGACCGCTCGGGATTGTAATTGTAGGGTCAGGCTGTTAGGATAGTCTTGAGGCAGGCAAGCATGAAACGAGCGATTACCTATCTGCTGCTCATCCTCTTTGTGGGATCGCAGGCGGGTGACCTGGTCCGAGTCTGTGCGGAATGGCTGTGTACGGAGGGCCAAGCCCACAGTTGTTGCCACCAGTCACAATCCGAGAAAAGCAGGCTGACGGTCAAGGCGGAAGCCGGCCACTGCGCGCCGGCGGAGACAGCAAGTCCCCCTGAGCTGAATCGGGGGCTTTGCTGCGAAACTTCGTCCGAGGCCACCAACAGCTTCTTCCGCACGGCAGAGCGATTCTCCAAGGACACTATCAGGCAATTGCTCCTCTCTTCCGCCAGATCATCCGGCCAGCCGCTCTCTCCGGGCGGCTCCAGTTCTCTTGGCGGCCCTCCGCCACAATTCCTGCAGGATCTGTCCCCTCCCGACCTCCTTTCGACGGTCCTCCGTATCTAGACCCCAAGCCATCCGATTGATCGGTCCCACCTGATGAGGGTGCCGGCGTGGCATCGCGTCCGAACCCCCTCGGATGCCTGGCTGTATTCCCCCAGCACCGTTGTGGTTCGCAGCGTCGGCCCTCAATTGGAATGAGGGAAATATGAAGTCATACCCGATTGGAAGGCGAGGCACCAAAACTCTGCCCCGGGCAATCGTCGGCGGAATCCTGATCCTGGTCGGATCGGTATCCTCGCACGCCGCGGAACTCTATTCCAGCTACGGAGATCCCCGCCTGAACGAATTCATCCGCCTGGCGCTGAATCGCAGTCCCCTGCTCCAGCAGAGCCTGGCGGACTACCGGGCATCGCTGCAGCGGCTTCCCCAGGTTGGTCAACTGCCCGACCCGATGTTGGCGATCACCCAGTATGCACGCCGCCCTGAAACCAGAGTGGGGCCGCAAACCACCATGGTGACCCTGTCGCAGCGCTTTCCCTGGTTCGGCAAGCTGAAAGACCGGGAGCAGGTGTCGGTGCAGCGATCCATGGTTCTAC of the Acidobacteriota bacterium genome contains:
- a CDS encoding class I SAM-dependent methyltransferase, with the protein product MSLRTPTSLHKKSKASTAELTAAVRAIHHRNRVRLFEDPFARLLCGWFWRLVVRIPPLSWILIKGVLRAIEPVSLCVLVRARHAERALEAAVEKGIDQYVIIGAGMDSFAFRRPDLMRRIDVFEIDHPLTQNQKLARIRRAGWTIPPRLHFVSADLTKISAVEALESSGFQRSRPTFLTLMGVAYYLSAEDLGETAESIARNLPEGTLLLLDYLLDETSSSSEHRVMKEKLKAFVAKRSEPMIAEYSLASMKALMAARGFDTLENLTLPELEQRYRSPQGAWHLEIPSIFAVGTFRVAAREPRKA